The genomic DNA CGGCGCCGTCCCGCCGGTAGGCTGCGGGGAGACCGCACCGACCGCTACCGAATCGATACGAGGACCCGCCGTGTTCGTCGCCGGATTCCCCGCCGGGGCCTGGGGCACCAACTGCTACCTGGTTGCGCCCGCCGCCGGCGAGGAGTGCGTGATCGTCGACCCGGGCCACGAGGCGGCCGGGGGCGTCGAGGAGCTGATCCGCGAGCACCGGCTGAAGCCGGTCGCGGTGCTGCTCACCCACGGCCACATCGACCACATCGCCTCGGTCGTGCCGGTCTGCGGAGCCAAGGACATCCCGGCCTGGATCCACCCCGAGGACCGCTACATGATGGCCGACCCGGCCCGCGGCCTCGGGCGCTCGCTGGGCCAGCAGATCATGGGCTCGATCACGGTCGGCGAGCCGGACGACGTCCGCGAGCTGAAGGACGGCAGCGTCCTGGAGCTCGCGGGCCTGGAGCTCACCGTCGACCACGCGCCCGGCCATACCAAGGGGTCGGTGACCTTCCGGACGCCCTCGCAGGACGACATCCCACCGGTGCTGTTCTCGGGCGACCTGCTGTTCGCCGGCTCCATCGGGCGCACGGACCTCCCGGGCGGGGACAGCGCGGCGATCATGCGGTCGCTGGCCCGGGTGTGCCTGCCCCTCGACGACGCGACCGTGGTCCTCTCCGGCCACGGCTCCCAGACCACCATCGGCCGAGAGCGCGCCTCCAACCCCTACCTCCAGCAGGCGGCGGGAGCGCAGAGCGCTCCGGCCTTCCCGCGACGAGGAATGTGACGGAAGAGAAGTTGAACACCTTCACCGCCCCCAAGGGCACCTACGACCTGCTGCCGCCCAGCTCGGCGACGTTCCTG from Kitasatospora terrestris includes the following:
- a CDS encoding MBL fold metallo-hydrolase, giving the protein MFVAGFPAGAWGTNCYLVAPAAGEECVIVDPGHEAAGGVEELIREHRLKPVAVLLTHGHIDHIASVVPVCGAKDIPAWIHPEDRYMMADPARGLGRSLGQQIMGSITVGEPDDVRELKDGSVLELAGLELTVDHAPGHTKGSVTFRTPSQDDIPPVLFSGDLLFAGSIGRTDLPGGDSAAIMRSLARVCLPLDDATVVLSGHGSQTTIGRERASNPYLQQAAGAQSAPAFPRRGM